Proteins from one Comamonas flocculans genomic window:
- the rplC gene encoding 50S ribosomal protein L3, whose amino-acid sequence MSQSNSLGLLGRKVGMMRLFADDGVSIPVTVVDVSGNRVTQVKTQDNDGYVALQVTYGARKASRVTKPQAGHLAKAGVQAGQIMREFRVSSETADKYPAGSALPVADVFAAGQKVDVQGTSIGKGYAGTIKRHNFGSQRASHGNSRSHNVPGSIGMAQDPGRVFPGKKMTGHMGDETVTTQNLDVVRVDEARQLLLIRGAVPGSKGGFVTVRPAVKALATKGAN is encoded by the coding sequence ATGAGTCAGAGCAACTCCCTGGGGTTGCTGGGGCGCAAGGTGGGCATGATGCGTCTGTTCGCCGATGACGGGGTTTCCATCCCCGTTACGGTGGTGGACGTCTCGGGCAACCGCGTTACCCAGGTCAAGACCCAGGACAACGACGGCTACGTGGCCTTGCAGGTCACCTATGGTGCGCGCAAGGCATCGCGTGTGACCAAGCCGCAGGCAGGGCACCTCGCCAAGGCGGGCGTCCAGGCGGGGCAGATCATGCGCGAGTTTCGCGTCAGCTCCGAAACTGCGGACAAGTACCCGGCCGGCAGCGCCTTGCCGGTCGCCGACGTCTTCGCCGCGGGCCAGAAGGTGGATGTGCAGGGCACGTCCATCGGCAAGGGCTACGCTGGCACCATCAAGCGCCACAACTTCGGTTCGCAGCGCGCTTCGCATGGCAACAGCCGCTCGCACAACGTACCCGGCTCCATCGGCATGGCGCAGGACCCGGGCCGCGTGTTCCCCGGCAAGAAGATGACCGGCCACATGGGCGACGAAACCGTGACCACCCAGAACCTGGACGTGGTGCGGGTCGACGAGGCACGCCAGTTGCTGCTCATCAGGGGCGCGGTCCCCGGGTCCAAGGGCGGCTTCGTGACCGTCCGTCCGGCCGTCAAGGCGCTTGCAACGAAAGGAGCGAACTGA